The following proteins come from a genomic window of Malus domestica chromosome 02, GDT2T_hap1:
- the LOC103402811 gene encoding LOB domain-containing protein 36-like: MSSSSMSSSSNSPCAACKFLRRKCTPECVFAPYFPPDNPQRFANVHKVFGASNVAKILNELSASQRDDAVNSLAYEAEARLRDPVYGCVGLISLLQQRLKQVQADLFNAKKELATYIGPQAMLSILQPPTYMAQQLQGNASSSAGPPYSMSPMMGIPTAAASGQLMIRDPQQQQQHQQIFEAQQLAAAVAGREQQEMFRSFDQSKQAMQQQAQDHLSGFTQMAGAVGNAVLPSLALGFDSGPYHQIQPQRPHHNHRHQLQLQAQLLLQTQQPQGQHRAQQSQQPQLQAKPDPGEEGGGRSVGPSC, from the coding sequence ATGTCGTCGTCCTCAATGTCGTCGTCTTCAAACTCTCCGTGCGCAGCGTGCAAATTTCTTCGGCGGAAGTGCACGCCGGAGTGCGTCTTCGCGCCTTACTTCCCACCTGACAACCCCCAAAGGTTTGCCAACGTCCACAAGGTCTTCGGCGCCAGCAATGTCGCCAAGATCCTCAACGAGCTCAGCGCTTCTCAGCGCGATGACGCCGTCAACTCCCTGGCCTACGAGGCGGAGGCCCGCCTCCGGGACCCTGTCTATGGCTGCGTCGGACTCATCTCCCTCCTCCAGCAGCGGCTGAAGCAAGTCCAGGCGGACCTTTTCAATGCCAAAAAGGAGCTCGCAACTTACATAGGTCCACAAGCTATGCTCTCCATTCTCCAGCCGCCGACTTACATGGCTCAGCAGCTCCAAGGAAACGCTTCTTCCTCGGCCGGTCCGCCGTACAGCATGTCTCCGATGATGGGCATTCCGACTGCTGCAGCTTCCGGTCAGCTGATGATTCGAGATCCccagcagcagcaacagcatCAACAGATTTTCGAGGCGCAGCAGTTGGCGGCAGCCGTGGCGGGGAGGGAGCAGCAGGAGATGTTCAGGAGTTTTGATCAGAGTAAACAGGCAATGCAGCAGCAGGCGCAGGACCATTTGAGCGGGTTCACTCAGATGGCGGGAGCGGTGGGCAACGCTGTTTTGCCGTCTTTGGCTCTGGGGTTTGATAGCGGTCCGTACCACCAGATTCAGCCGCAGCGCCCTCACCATAATCACCGCCACCAGCTGCAGCTTCAGGCTCAGCTGTTGCTCCAAACCCAACAGCCGCAAGGGCAGCATCGGGCCCAGCAATCCCAGCAACCCCAGCTGCAGGCAAAACCCGATCCGGGCGAGGAAGGTGGTGGTAGGAGTGTGGGTCCCTCTTGTTGA
- the LOC103403492 gene encoding uncharacterized protein, with translation MANRWRAAGGNLRAVLQNSSFGPQPPFSSFAALYHTIQAIPREVTGNRVSVKDRAQGRIPAVVFSQQLNPSSAAARPVARKHLLTTERKQIQAILKSVELPFFCSTRFPLQIRAGSGSSDLLESGNVIPIKIHRDQESGKILNLVFVWADEGSELKVDVPVVFKGEDVCPGLKKGGHLNKIRTSLRYLGPAENIPSKIEVDVSNLDIGDRVFIPDIEVHPSMKLLSKNETMPICKIVATMLENPESAGV, from the exons ATGGCCAATCGGTGGCGCGCAGCCGGCGGCAACCTCCGCGCGGTTCTGCAAAATTCTAGCTTCGGACCGCAACCTCCATTCTCATCCTTCGCGGCTCTCTACCACACGATCCAAGCCATCCCTCGGGAGGTCACTGGCAACAGAGTCTCCGTCAAAGACAGAGCTCAAGGTCGAATTCCAGCCGTCGTGTTCTCCCAGCAGCTGAACCCTAGCAGTGCCGCCGCTCGACCGGTCGCCAGGAAGCACCTGCTGACCACCGAGAGGAAGCAGATTCAGGCCATTCTCAAGTCGGTAGAACTCCCGTTTTTCTGCTCCACTCGGTTCCCCCTCCAGATCCGAGCCGGGTCCGGGTCGTCGGATTTGCTCGAATCCGGAAATGTCATACCCATCAAG ATTCACAGGGACCAGGAGAGTGGGAAGATTCTgaatttggtgtttgtttgggCGGATGAGGGCTCCGAGCTGAAAGTTGATGTCCCTGTTGTTTTCAAAGGTGAAGATGTTTGTCCTGGTCTCAAAAAag GTGGCCACCTGAACAAAATTAGAACAAGTCTAAGGTACCTTGGCCCAGCTGAGAACATTCCTTCTAAGATTGAGGTGGATGTAAGCAATCTAGATATAGGAGATAGGGTGTTCATTCCTGACATTGAGGTTCATCCTTCCATGAAGCTTCTAAGTAAGAACGAAACCATGCCCATTTGTAAGATAGTCGCAACAATGTTGGAGAACCCAGAATCTGCAGGAGTTTAG
- the LOC139187651 gene encoding G-type lectin S-receptor-like serine/threonine-protein kinase At4g27290 encodes MYSFRNMPMQSLRSIFVCLFLLSFLRISSAASLATITPSRSIRDGETLVSAGGGFELGFFSPGNSKGRYLGIWYTVSADTVVWVANRETPLGDSSGFLKLTEQGVLVLLNSSDNIVWSSNSSRTVGNPVSQLLDTGNLIVKDGNETNSDSFSWQSFDYPCDTFLPEMKLGWDLANGLERYASSWKSTENPAPGDFSLRLSHWGLPQLVTMKGAKIQARGGSWNGVHLTGYGISGRKSNPISGLEFRLNKDEVYFEYRLLNRSEFTRYVLNPLGIAQRFTWVRQTQSWELSSTFQADRCSNYALCGAYTTCNINNALICACLKGFTPKSPKDWDSGYWSDGCVRKTPLACSHGDGFLKYNGIKLPDTSTSWFNKSMSLKECKWLCLENCSCTAYANLDIREGGSGCLLWFGNLIDIREFAISDVQDFYIRMAASELDHFVKESKFNEKKLPILISSAVLLLGMIIVGLILYIRKKKLRNEGVRRKDFRKEYLGEDREGMELPLFDLTTIVKATDNFSSNKLGEGGFGPVYKGTLMGGKEVAVKRLSKDSGQGMREFKNEVILIARLQHRNLVKLMGYCTQEDEKILIYEFMPNGSLDFFIFDEEGGKLLNWPKCFHIIGGIARGLVYLHHDSRLRIIHRDLKASNILLDNNMNPKIADFGLAKIFDTDQSQANTKRVVGTYGYMSPEYAIDGICSMKSDVFSFGVILLEMLSRKKNRGFCHPDHHLNLLGHAWMLWMQDKQLELIDKTLSDSCNICEVVRCLHVGLLCVQRVPEDRPSMSSVVLMLSSDVALPSPKQPGFYTERSVTESPSSMRPCSENNVSTTLIEPR; translated from the exons ATGTACAGTTTCAGAAATATGCCAATGCAGTCCTTGAGGAGCATATTTGTGTGTTTGTTCTTATTATCCTTCCTAAGGATCTCATCTGCAGCTTCACTAGCCACAATCACTCCGAGTCGATCTATTAGAGATGGCGAAACTCTGGTTTCAGCAGGTGGAGGCTTTGAACTGGGATTTTTCAGCCCTGGTAACTCGAAGGGCCGGTACTTGGGGATATGGTACACAGTTTCTGCTGATACAGTTGTGTGGGTAGCCAACAGAGAAACACCACTTGGTGATTCGTCCGGATTTTTGAAGCTCACCGAGCAAGGAGTACTAGTCCTCCTTAATAGCTCAGACAACATTGTATGGTCATCGAATTCATCAAGAACCGTGGGGAATCCAGTATCACAACTCTTGGATACTGGAAATCTTATTGTGAAAGACGGAAATGAAACTAACTCGGATAGCTTCTCGTGGCAGAGTTTTGATTACCCTTGTGACACATTCCTACCGGAAATGAAGCTTGGGTGGGACTTAGCTAATGGTTTAGAGAGGTATGCCTCGTCTTGGAAGAGCACAGAAAATCCTGCTCCAGGAGATTTTTCTCTACGGTTAAGTCATTGGGGCTTACCAcaacttgttactatgaaaggAGCTAAGATACAGGCTAGAGGAGGGTCATGGAATGGTGTTCATCTTACAGGATATGGAATTAGTGGAAGAAAATCCAATCCAATATCTGGGCTTGAATTTCGGTTGAACAAGGATGAGGTCTACTTTGAGTACAGGCTCCTAAACAGGTCGGAGTTCACGAGATACGTATTGAACCCGTTAGGCATCGCACAACGGTTCACATGGGTGCGCCAAACACAGAGTTGGGAACTTTCCTCTACATTCCAAGCAGATCGGTGTTCAAACTATGCCTTGTGTGGTGCATATACTACTTGCAATATCAACAACGCTCTAATATGTGCATGCTTGAAGGGATTTACACCAAAATCTCCAAAAGATTGGGACTCGGGATACTGGTCCGACGGGTGCGTTCGAAAGACTCCGTTGGCCTGCAGCCATGGAGATGGCTTCCTAAAGTATAACGGGATTAAATTGCCAGACACATCTACCTCATGGTTTAATAAAAGCATGAGCCTCAAGGAATGCAAGTGGTTATGTTTGGAAAACTGCTCATGTACGGCGTATGCAAATCTTGATATCAGGGAGGGAGGAAGTGGCTGCTTGCTTTGGTTTGGCAACCTCATTGACATAAGAGAATTCGCTATAAGTGACGTTCAGGACTTCTATATACGGATGGCAGCTTCAGAACTAG ATCACTTTGTGAAAGAGAGCAAGTTCAACGAGAAAAAACTACCAATTCTCATCAGCTCCGCGGTTTTACTCCTCGGAATGATTATAGTTGGATTGATATTGTACATACGGAAGAAGAAACTCAGAAATGAAG GAGTCAGAAGAAAGGATTTCAGAAAAGAGTACCTTGGAGAAGACAGGGAAGGCATGGAGTTACCGCTATTTGACTTGACCACCATAGTCAAAGCGACTGATAACTTTTCAAGCAACAAGTTGGGAGAAGGTGGTTTTGGACCTGTGTACAAG GGCACATTGATGGGAGGGAAAGAAGTTGCAGTTAAGAgactttcaaaggattctggaCAGGGAATGAGGGAGTTCAAAAATGAAGTAATACTGATAGCCAGACTTCAGCATCGGAATCTCGTAAAGCTTATGGGCTATTGCACTCAAGAAGATGAAAAGATTCTAATAtatgaattcatgccaaatggaAGCTTAGACTTCTTTATTTTTG ATGAAGAGGGAGGAAAGTTGCTCAACTGGCCTAAGTGCTTTCACATTATTGGTGGAATTGCTCGGGGACTTGTTTATCTTCACCATGACTCTAGATTAAGGATTATCCACCGAGATCTGAAAGCTAGCAATATTCTGCTTGATAATAATATGAACCCGAAGATTGCAGACTTTGGCTTGGCTAAAATATTCGACACAGATCAAAGTCAGGCCAATACAAAGAGAGTGGTAGGAACCTA TGGTTATATGTCTCCCGAATATGCTATAGATGGAATTTGCTCGATGAAATCTGATGTCTTTAGCTTTGGAGTTATACTGCTAGAGATGTTGAGTAGGAAGAAGAACAGGGGATTTTGTCATCCGGATCATCACCTTAACCTTCTTGGACAT GCATGGATGCTATGGATGCAAGATAAACAACTGGAACTGATCGATAAGACTCTTTCTGATTCGTGCAATATATGTGAAGTGGTAAGGTGTCTTCACGTGGGGCTGTTATGTGTGCAAAGAGTACCTGAGGATAGACCAAGCATGTCATCTGTGGTTCTGATGTTGAGCAGTGATGTTGCCTTGCCTTCTCCAAAGCAGCCTGGTTTTTACACTGAACGAAGTGTCACTGAATCACCATCAAGCATGCGTCCGTGTTCAGAGAATAATGTCAGCACTACATTGATAGAACCTCGGTAG
- the LOC103402819 gene encoding mitogen-activated protein kinase kinase kinase 5-like, with protein sequence MVSTMRWLSNITFSSSSSSSSAKEESPKKKASDDGGGWMFRSRRKLTRQRKQLLIGIGGGNHEGGGGRVINNHKRSGSSSSFPETTSGAGTPQPLPLPESTADLRCKERCRRERCSGCSSGDCRLPSPKAGDATSSNSSIQSVFACRERRKNNEHCFEPKSRSTRRNRGRKGLESYPSDFRLDVPKPTWSAPASPFSSPTFSPHRPNAGDLLPHLVPVGNQGWSAPEMPTCDVPFAHSPPSFSEYSIQSNDNSPLQSPSNRSPCRNVRSPPGSTSPLHPTLSFEAPTVRREVNGYAEVHPLPLPPGASLSLPSPQAILTPKPESQPVKGQWQKGKLIGRGTFGSVYVATNRETGALCAMKEVELFPEDPKSAECIKQLQQEIKVLSQLKHPNIVQYYGSEIVDDRFFIYLEYVHPGSINKYVHEHCGAITEAVVRNFTRHILSGLAYLHSTKTIHRDIKGANLLVDSCGVVKLADFGMAKHLSGHVGNLSLKGSPYWMAPELMQAVMHKDSSSDLALAVDIWSLGSTIIEMFTGKPPWSEYEGAAAMFKVMKDAPPIPETLSPEGKDFLRCCFQRNPAERPTAAILLEHRFLKNSQQQDAPPTAQASNGVNYADKPLSPMELERKFDQSLVIPAILGSQSSAFPIW encoded by the exons ATGGTTTCCACCATGCGTTGGCTGTCTAACATtaccttctcttcttcttcctcctcctcgtcGGCGAAAGAGGAGTCGCCGAAAAAGAAGGCCAGCGATGACGGGGGAGGCTGGATGTTTCGGTCGAGGAGGAAGCTCACCCGACAGAGGAAGCAGCTTTTGATCGGTATTGGCGGTGGAAACCATGAAGGTGGAGGAGGTAGAGTCATCAATAATCATAAGCGCTCGGGTTCGAGTTCGTCGTTTCCGGAAACTACGTCTGGGGCAGGGACTCCTCAGCCGCTGCCATTGCCGGAATCGACGGCGGATTTGCGATGCAAAGAGAGGTGCCGGAGAGAGAGGTGCTCCGGATGCAGTTCCGGCGATTGTCGATTGCCGTCTCCCAAGGCCGGTGACGCTACCTCCTCCAACTCTTCTATCCAGAG TGTGTTCGCTTGCCGGGAAAGGCGAAAGAATAACGAGCATTGTTTTGAACCTAAGTCAAGGTCTACGAGGAGGAATCGAGGTAGGAAAGGTTTAGAGAGCTATCCTAGTGACTTCCGGCTTGATGTTCCGAAACCTACCTGGAGTGCTCCGGCTAGTCCTTTCTCAAGTCCTACATTCAGCCCGCACAGACCCAATGCTGGTGATCTGCTCCCACACCTTGTTCCTGTTGGAAATCAAGGCTGGTCTGCCCCCGAGATGCCCACTTGCGATGTGCCTTTTGCGCACTCCCCCCCTTCCTTCTCCGAATACTCCATCCAGAGCAATGATAATTCCCCTCTACAAAGTCCATCCAATAGAAGTCCCTGCCGAAACGTCAGAAGCCCACCAGGTTCAACATCGCCATTGCATCCAACATTATCCTTTGAAGCCCCCACTGTGCGGCGTGAGGTTAATGGTTATGCTGAAGTCCATCCATTGCCTCTGCCTCCTGGAGCAAGTCTTAGCCTACCATCACCACAAGCTATACTCACACCTAAACCAGAGTCCCAGCCAGTCAAAGGTCAATGGCAAAAGGGAAAGCTTATTGGACGTGGCACGTTCGGAAGTGTTTATGTTGCTACCAATAG AGAAACTGGAGCGTTATGTGCAATGAAGGAAGTCGAGTTATTTCCTGAGGACCCAAAATCTGCAGAGTGTATAAAGCAGCTACAGCAG GAAATCAAAGTTCTCAGCCAGCTGAAGCATCCTAATATTGTGCAGTACTATGGAAGTGAAATA GTTGATGATCGATTTTTCATCTATCTGGAGTATGTCCATCCTGGTTCTATTAACAAATATGTCCATGAACATTGTGGAGCCATAACAGAAGCTGTTGTTCGTAATTTTACTCGCCATATTCTCTCTGGGTTGGCTTACTTGCACAGCACAAAGACAATACACAG GGACATCAAAGGGGCTAATTTGCTTGTCGATTCATGTGGAGTTGTCAAGCTAGCTGACTTTGGAATGGCAAAACAT CTTTCGGGACACGTAGGTAATCTTTCTCTAAAGGGAAGCCCGTACTGGATGGCTCCAGAG CTGATGCAAGCTGTGATGCATAAAGATAGCAGCTCTGATCTGGCTCTTGCTGTTGATATATGGAGCTTGGGTTCCACTATTATTGAAATGTTCACCGGAAAACCTCCTTGGAGTGAGTACGAAGGG GCTGCAGCCATGTTTAAAGTTATGAAGGATGCGCCACCAATTCCTGAAACATTGTCGCCTGAGGGTAAGGATTTCTTAAGATGCTGCTTCCAAAGAAATCCTGCAGAAAGGCCAACTGCTGCCATTTTATTAGAACATCGATTCTTAAAGAACTCACAGCAGCAAGATGCCCCGCCCACCGCCCAAGCATCTAATGGGGTGAATTACGCG GATAAACCTCTGAGTCCAATGGAACTTGAAAGAAAATTTGATCAGTCGCTGGTGATTCCGGCCATACTTGGATCGCAGAGCAGTGCATTCCCGATTTGGTGA